A genomic stretch from Aedes albopictus strain Foshan chromosome 2, AalbF5, whole genome shotgun sequence includes:
- the LOC109418947 gene encoding uncharacterized protein LOC109418947 — protein sequence MECDNARKPFYQLPNEVWLEIFEKVDTPQLRDLSLVCKHWNSLVFKHMSHRFVLSFDLDQRKYPRRGIGMIPERNYKHLCLKSFKLDSPAYLLDTVKQLAANLVSLKLELVSLECQTLVQLLPMCTKLTELQIKAKYFECDETLYEPGPYLKAVQCLSFDIENYVSTFNLFSFEMAFLRMFPNVQKLKMVVYRPLDLGLLVWMAPRLQSLKATVYCDAINNFLGVRLPVLKHLDLTLLQPEQQWRKRRTFQAKSFGEFLLGCGMLKTALLSFRCEYDQHLLTTIFTNLPWVEKLQLSGGLATERFSLNGMERMKVLKDLSLHCLLLFQEERRIVPMPTVEKFSVCSFIRPNRFSDVLKRFPNLKTLSFRMHGDELQSIHETVPLLEELSVDIGRVTPEMVNHMQQLVGLRKLTIDAHMIARTNFRLLRGVIALPELKCLTINTRSAIPANIASSVAGCNSACKLVLNGETVTPALRTRRSGVKRKQPVAASSPKINPNQSANLSVSSSMDETQPSESSASTSGCSSFPTSSSDISNVSFPVVSCSSANEKGCGEVAQTVEIVVASGDCSGAVSIVEAPVAAAESGESTVSLQSSTDRSC from the exons GTATGGCTCGAGATTTTCGAAAAAGTGGACACGCCTCAACTGCGCGATTTGTCGCTCGTTTGCAAACATTGGAACAGTCTTGTTTTCAAACACATGTCGCATCGGTTCGTGCTGAGCTTCGACTTGGATCAGCGGAAGTATCCCAGACGAGGGATTGGTATGATACCGGAAAGGAACTACAAACATCTATGCCTCAAGTCGTTCAAGCTGGACAGCCCGGCCTATCTTTTGGATACTGTTAAACAGCTGGCTGCAAATTTGGTATCCCTAAAGCTGGAACTGGTTTCGCTGGAATGTCAGACGTTGGTGCAATTGTTGCCGATGTGCACAAAACTGACAGAACTGCAAATCAAGGCCAAATACTTCGAGTGCGACGAAACCCTTTACGAACCTGGGCCGTACCTCAAGGCGGTTCAATGTTTGAGTTTTGATATCGAGAACTACGTCTCGACGTTCAATCTGTTCAGCTTTGAGATGGCATTCCTGCGAATGTTTCCGAACGTACAGAAGCTAAAAATGGTCGTATATCGTCCGTTAGATCTTGGACTGCTCGTGTGGATGGCCCCTCGCCTGCAGAGCCTGAAAGCGACGGTCTATTGCGATGCAATCAACAATTTTCTGGGCGTGCGATTGCCAGTTTTGAAGCACCTAGATCTGACGCTATTGCAGCCGGAACAACAGTGGCGTAAAAGGAGAACATTCCAAGCGAAATCTTTTGGAGAATTCTTACTTGGTTGCGGTATGCTGAAGACTGCTTTACTCTCGTTTCGCTGTGAATACGACCAGCATCTGTTAACCACCATATTCACCAATCTTCCGTgggtcgaaaagttacagctttctGGGGGTTTAGCCACCGAACGGTTCTCTTTGAACGGAATGGAACGTATGAAAGTTTTAAAG GATCTCTCACTGCACTGCTTGCTCCTTTTCCAAGAGGAGCGACGTATCGTGCCGATGCCGACGGTGGAAAAATTTTCAGTGTGCTCATTCATCAGACCGAACCGATTCAGCGATGTTCTGAAACGATTTCCGAATCTGAAGACGCTTTCGTTCCGAATGCACGGCGATGAGCTACAGTCTATCCACGAAACGGTACCGCTGTTGGAGGAACTGTCGGTTGATATCGGTCGTGTCACGCCCGAAATGGTAAACCACATGCAACAGTTGGTTGGACTGAGGAAACTCACTATCGATGCACACATGATTGCCAGG acaaacTTCCGCTTGTTGCGAGGCGTAATAGCTCTGCCGGAGTTGAAATGCCTAACCATCAATACCAGATCAGCCATTCCTGCGAATATTGCCAGTTCAGTAGCCGGATGCAACAGTGCCTGCAAGCTCGTACTGAACGGAGAAACGGTTACTCCAGCTTTGAGGACTCGTCGATCTGGCGTGAAGCGGAAACAACCGGTAGCTGCATCGAGTCCCAAAATCAATCCCAACCAATCAGCGAACCTAAGTGTATCGTCGTCGATGGACGAGACCCAACCGTCAGAAAGCAGTGCCAGCACTAGTGGTTGCAGCAGCTTTCCGACTAGCTCTTCGGATATTAGCAATGTAAGTTTCCCTGTGGTAAGTTGTTCATCGGCCAACGAGAAAGGTTGTGGTGAAGTAGCACAGACGGTGGAAATAGTAGTAGCTAGTGGCGATTGCAGTGGCGCTGTATCGATCGTTGAAGCTCCAGTTGCCGCTGCTGAAAGTGGTGAATCGACGGTAAGCCTGCAGTCTAGCACCGACCGAAGCTGTTGA